A window of Nocardia arthritidis genomic DNA:
CCAAGCCCGGCCTGGTCTGCGCGCTGGTCGACGAATTCTTCGACCGATTCGAGACCGAGGTGCTGCGGCTCGACCTGGACGCGACCGGCACCTGGGCCGAGCACGAATACGCGCGCCTGATCAAGGGCGTCGAATTCAATTACGCCGATCCGTTCGCGGTGGTGCTCTACGGACAGCTCACCCGCGATCCGCTGGTGGCACAGACCGAAACGGCACGCATCGAGGCGATCATCCGCGGCACCGCGGCCGGTATCCGCCGGGCCCAGCGCCGCGGCGAACTTCCGGCGCGAATCGATGCGGAACTGGCCGGCGCCGCCATGTTCGGCGCCATGCGCCAGGTGATGGTCGCCGCCCTGCGACGCACGCCGCCACCCTCCCCCACCGCCGTCGTCGACATCCTGTGGCCACAGGTGGCGGCGTCGGTCGGGCTCGCCGCCGCGGCCCGGAATCCCTTGAACGACAAGTGACTCAGGTGGTCGGCTCGGCCAGTTCGCCCGCCAGATTCACCCTGGCCCGCGCCTCGAACCGAGCACGGCCGGTTGCGGTCCGGAACAGCGTCGGCGCGGCGGCGAGCGCGCGCAGTATTTCGGCCCGGCCCAGCCGGAACGCCTCGTCCGGAACT
This region includes:
- a CDS encoding TetR/AcrR family transcriptional regulator; its protein translation is MDTVAAPSTSKGQATRERLLAAARAEAVESGGHIEVAAVAARAGVVPSLINRYFRSKPGLVCALVDEFFDRFETEVLRLDLDATGTWAEHEYARLIKGVEFNYADPFAVVLYGQLTRDPLVAQTETARIEAIIRGTAAGIRRAQRRGELPARIDAELAGAAMFGAMRQVMVAALRRTPPPSPTAVVDILWPQVAASVGLAAAARNPLNDK